The following is a genomic window from Cyanobacterium sp. T60_A2020_053.
AATCTTAGACATCAAAATTGGTTCTGGTTTTTGGGGAAGCTATTGAAATAACTATATCCATTATCCATTGTTATGAAGTAAATCCAGCGCCCTCCGGTATTGCAAATCATCATCGGTGGCAATCTGAAAAAAGGTGAGGGGCGCTGAAGGGGATACCACAACATCAGGAGTAATACCCAATTTATTAATATCTTTGTGGTTAGGAGTTTCATATTTAGCCACTGTTACCGCCAATCCAGCGCCGTCAGGGAGTTTAAACAGAGATTGAATTAAACCCTTACCGTAGGTTTTTTCTCCTACCAATAAAGCGCGCCCATTATCTTGCAAAGCGCCCGCCAAAATTTCACTAGCGCTAGCTGTGCCACCATTAACTAAAACAACCAAAGGCTTATCTGTTAAAGGCTGTCCGAAGGCATCGTAACTACCCATTGTGCCTTGACGATTGACAGTATATACAATGGTACTAGGTTTTAACCACAACCGAGCGATTTCTACCCCTGCTTGTAGTAATCCTCCCGGATTGTTACGCAAATCTAAAATATAACCCTTTACCCCGTCTCTTTCCATCAAGGCGATACTATGCGCAATATCTTGGGTAGCATTACCGCTAAATTGATTTAAACGGAGATAACCTACCAAAAAATTAGGGTCTGTGTTATCTAATTTAGCAATTACTGAACTTAATGACAAACGATCTCTTTTTAAACGATATTCTTTAATCTTTTGCTCATTTTGGGGCTTAATTATTAATAATACTTCTGTACCAATTTCTCCTCGAATTAAATTAGCGGCTTCATCTAAACTTAAACCATCGGTTTGAATGCCATCGATACTGACTACCTCATCACGGGGGGCAATTCCGGCGGTTTCGGCGGGGGAATTGGGTAGAGGGGTGACGACTTGGATATGTTTAGTTTCAGGATTGATACTAATTTGTAAACCTACCCCTGATAATTCCCCAGATGTGGTAATTTGTAGATCATGATAGCGATCTGGTGGTAATAAACGGGTATAAGGATCATCTAAAGTTGCTAACATTTCCCTGATAGCTGTGTAGGTTTCTTCTCGATTGTGTAATGGTTGCCGTAAAAATTTTTGTCTTAAATTCCACCAATTTTGACCATTAAAAGTGCTATCTACATAAGATTCATTAACTAAGCGCCAACATTGCAAAATTAATTTTTCTTCTTCGCTAAAGGCATAAGCGCCCTCCACCCCTAGCCATCCCCACGATAGGATATAGATAATTAAAATTAGGCTGGTAATAATTTTTTTCATAATTATGATTCAATAGTCTTTGATTGAACGAGCAAAAATTTATCGGTGTTGACTTTTTTAGCATATCGCAATTATTGACTCTCTTACTTTGAGTATGATAAATTGTTGGTTGAGATAGGGAAAAGGGAAGAGGGAAGAAAGGGAGGCAGAGGAGGAAAAGGAAGCAGAGGGAGAAAGGGAAGCAGAGGGAGAAGGGGCGAAAATTAATTATTCATTATTCATTATTCATCTCGTAGGGAAAGTAATTTTTCATCAAGTTGTTGTAAATAGTCGAGGGCGCTATCTTCTGTTAATATCCCCTTGCGTAAAGCATCGGTAATAGCACTTTTTTCCGCTATGTATAAACGGCGCAATAAACCGTCTAAATATAAATTTTCTAGGGTGCTATTCTGGTGTGACGGGCGCTGGTTATAATATTCTCTTAATTTATTTTCCGCATCGGCAATTTTTACTTGATAACCAGAAAAAATTTCTTCATAAAGAGATTTAGATAAGCTACCCGAATCTAGTAAATTTTTCAATTCTTTTTGGGCAGATTTGGCAGTAATTAAGTTTAGTTGTAGTTGTTCTATTTTTTGTTTAATTATGGAAGGAGTAGATATTTTTAACTTTTTCACAAACCAAGATAAACTTAGACCTTGACCAAGTAACGATAATAAAACAGTGCTAAAAACAATAGTAACTAATTCATTTTTTAGGGGTAATGTAGAGGGAAGACTGATGGCTAATGCCATTGATAATGAGCCTTTCACGTTACCCCAAATTAGTATATGTTGCCACTTTAAGGGTAAGGGGCGGTCAAAAAATTTGAGTAAATAACTAAGAGGATAAATAGCAAAAACTCTACCTATTTGATAAGCAATAATTGCTAAAATTGCGAGAGGAAAAGTTTGAATTACTGTACTTAAATCAATACTGATTCCTAATACTAAAAAAAGAAAAGTATTAACCCCAAATCCTGCATATTCCCAAAAATTTAACAGAGTTACTCTAGTACCAGCGGAAGTTTTACTAAAACCCAAATTACCCACCACTAAACCAGTAATCACTACAGAAATAGCGCCCGACACCTCTAATAATTGCCCGATTTGAAATGAACCCAAAGAGACGGCAACGGTTAATAATATGCTACTGAGGGCATCATCTAACTGCTGAAATAAACCCACACAAAGATACCCTAACCCTAAACCCAGCGCCCCTCCCCCCACAAATGCCACGAAGGTTTGCATCAGCGCCCCTCCCCACGAAAATGAACCTTCTAGTAATATGGTTGTAATAATATTGATTAAAACAAGGGCAACACCATCATTAAATAAACTCTCATTTTCCACGATATTAGCCAAGGGAGAAGGCACTACCACGCTTTTAAAAGCGGCAATTACTGACACGGTATCGGTAATGCTTAAAATTACACTAATAGCCGCCGCCGTTAACCAAGGAAAATCAAAAAAATTCCGTAAGAGTAGAGTGGTGATGAGGGCGCTGATTAATACTCCGGGCCCAGCTAATAAAGCGATGGGTTTAACGGTATCGCGCAAACGACTAATTTCGGTGTTGATAGCTGCTTCAAAAATCAGAATTGGCAAAAACAGATTGAGAATGACATCAGCATTGAGAGAAATGGAACGAGGTAAGGTTTCAGGGGTGATGAATAACCCAGCTACTACTAAGCCGATGACATAGGGAATTTTTAATTTGCGAGTAACTAAAGCGACAACGGTTGCCACCAATAGCAATAATATTAGACTGCTGACAAGGTTTGTAAAGTTATCACTATTCACGGCAATTAATTTGAAAAGGGCAAAGTTAAAAGGGCAAAGGGCAAAGGTTTTAAAAGGGCAGAGGGAGAAAGGGAGACAGGAAGAAAAGTTAGAATTTAGAATTTAGAAAACAAATACTTCTACATTGTTCATTATTAATTATTCATTAATTAATGGCTAAACTAGATGATTAAGAAATAATATAAATAAAATTATGACTGATTCTGAATCAAAAGATTATTCTCAAGTTAATTTGGATCGAGATGATAAAGGCGCAAAAGCTAGACAAATGCTGGGGATGAAGGGCGCTGGAAAGGCTAGTAATATTTGGCAAATTCGTCTTCAGTTGATGAAACCCATTACTTGGATTCCCTTGATTTGGGGCGTGGTATGTGGCGCTGCTTCTTCTGGGGGATACGTCTGGGGAGTGGAAGATTTCCTCATGGCGTTAACCTGTATGTTGATGTCTGGTCCTCTTTTAGCTGGTTATACTCAAACCATTAATGATTTTTATGATCGAGACATTGACGCTATTAATGAGCCTTATCGCCCTATTCCTTCGGGCGCTATTACTATTCCCCAAGTTGTTACCCAAATTCTGGTGCTATTACTTTTAGGAATTGGTGTTGCCTACGGTTTGGATGTGTGGGCTGGTCATGATTTCCCTATTTTAACTTGTTTGGCTCTGGGTGGTTCATTTGTATCATACATTTATTCAGCGCCCCCCCTCAAGTTGAAAAAAAATGGTTGGTTAGGCAATTACGCTCTTGGTTCTAGTTATATCGCATTACCTTGGTGGGCTGGTCATGCTTTATTTGGGGAGTTAAATTGGACTATCGTAGTCTTAACCCTCATTTACAGTATGGCTGGATTAGGTATCGCTGTGGTTAATGACTTCAAAAGTGTGGAAGGAGATGCAAAATTAGGTTTAAATTCCTTACCTGTTATGTTTGGGGTGACGGGCGCTGCTTGGATTTGTGTCATCATGATTGATGTCTTTCAAGCCGGAATGGGTTTATATTTGGTTAGCATCCATAAAAATCTTTACGCTACCATTTTATTCCTCTTGATTATCCCTCAAATTACTTTCCAAGATATGTATTTTTTGCGCAATCCCCTTGAGAATGATGTTAAATATCAAGCCAGTGCGCAACCTTTCCTTGTGTTAGGAATGTTAGTTTTGGGTTTAGCCATCGGTAATTCTTAACCTCGAAAAAAGGGAAAAGGGCAAGGGGCAAAGGTTTAAAGGTGAGTAGGTTTCAGGCTTCAGGTTGCAGGTTTCAGGTGTAATTTTCAAACAGCTTCTAATCAGTAGGTAAGCAAAATTAATTGTGATTTTTATTTTTCTCAAAGCTGATAACAAGAGGTTTAAACCCCTTGCCTATATACAATTAATTTTGCATGAGAACTTACCCGATACCTGACACCTCCCTTAACGTAACATTTGAATCAGTGCGTAACGTCAGTTATTGAACGTGATTCCGTTGGTTCCGTGTAATTCATTACACGGTGGGTAAATTACGAAGATATAATCTTGCATAACAGATTACCCGAACATGATATTACTCCCCTCTCCTGTGGGCGAGGGGTTGGGGTGAGGGCAAACCAGCTTATTCTTCATTAGTAGTCAGTTGTAAAAATACATCCTCTAAAGAAGGTTTGAGGCGCTTCATTTCGTATATCTCTAAACCTTCATTCACCAACAAACGGGCAATATCCTTAGCGCTATCGTCATTATGGGTAAGTTGTATGGTCAATAATTGACGGTTTTCTTGATTCGTCAAGGGTTGCACATTGTGAGATTGAATATCTTTAATTTGGTCTAGTTGCGGTAAAAGATGGTTGATTTCTCCCACTAATTCGATTTCATAATGGCATTCACCCTGCAAATGTTGCAAAAGTTTTTCGGGGGTATCTGTGGCGACGATTTTCCCTTGATTAATAATAGTTACTAAGTCACAAGTCATACTAACTTCAGGCAAAATATGACTAGACAGAATAATGGTTCTTTCTCCTGCTAAACTTCTAATTAAACGGCGCACTTCAATGATTTGACGAGGGTCTAAACCTACCGTAGGTTCATCTAAGATAATAACAGGTGGATCATGGACAATGGCTTGGGCAATTCCTACCCTTTGACGATAACCTTTGGATAGCTTACGGATGATAACTTGGGCTTTATCCTCTATTTGGCAACACTCTAGGGCTTTTTGTACCTGTGACGGGCGCTGTTTTTTGGCTACTCCTTTGATTTTAGCTACAAACAACAAAAAATCTTTTACCGTCATTTCAGGGTAAAGGGGAGGATTTTCGGGTAGATAACCAATATTTTTTCTCACCGCCATGGGTTGACTATGCACTTCATAACCGGCGATGGTGGCTTTTCCTGCGGTGGCAGGAAGATAACCGCTTAAAATTCTCATGGTAGTGGTTTTTCCAGCACCGTTAGGTCCTAAAAACCCTAAAATTGTTCCTTTTTCCACTCGAAAAGAAACATCTTTAATGGCTTGATTTGTGCCGTAATTTTTACTTAATCCTTCGACTTCAATCATGGTTAATATTACTGACTATATCAGGTTTTTATATTTCTTGAATTAAAGAAAAAATTTGTTGTAAACTTTGTAAATTTTGTAAAATGGTGTCGTGCGCTTTTTCTACTTCTTGAAAGTGAAGATTGTTAATTTCTTGATGATGACGATGGTTAAGAATATTTTGGTCTAATTCATGTTCAATCTCATTATTAAGTAAATCAATTACACTTCTAATTTGAGGATCAGAATTAGAATTATCACCATCAGTAATACTGGTAATAATTTCTATTTTCAGCGCCCCTCCCAAAACCAGCGCCCGTGCCTGTTCAATTTCACCGGCGGTAATTAATGCTTTAACCTCGTCAATTTTGCTCATAGAAATTTTAAAAAATTATATCCTCAAATAGCTTAACTCAAAGACAGGAAAAAATTACCAAAAATCCGTGACCCGATAATTTAATTCTCCTAACATAGTGCGTAATAGGGGTAAACTCAAACCGATAACGTTGCTATGACAACCGATAATTTTATCTATTAAAAATCCTCCCCTTCCTTCTAAGGCGAAACTTCCAGCACACTTCAACGGCTCACCAGTGGCTACATAAGCCTTAATTGTCTCATCGTCCACATTGGCAAAATATACTTCAGTAATACCACAACGAGTAATTATTTGATTAGACTTAACCTCAATTAAAGCATGACCCGTATAAAGTTTGCCCACCTGAGAACTCATTTGGCGCCAACGCTGGATGGCATCGGCAGGAGTTTCTGGTTTGCCATAAATTTCGCCGTTTACCGCTAACACGGAATCACACCCTAAGATTAATCCTTCTCGATGATTTTTGGCAACGGTTTGGGCTTTATTTTGGGCTAAAGTATTAACCAAATTTTGCGGATTCAATAAATTAACCAGAGATTCATCATAGTTACTTACTTCCACGAGGGGATTAATCCCAATCATTTGTAATAGTTTGAGGCGCGCTGGGGATGCTGAAGCTAAAATAAATTTGGTCATATTGAAAACTGTATTTTCCTTTACACTCAAGCCATAACGGCTTAAACTAAGTAATAAATGGTTTATTTTTATGGTAATTATTAATTAGTTTATGAGTAAAGTTATCGAATTGCAAGATGCACAATTTACCACTGAGGTAATGGAATATCAGGATACAGTTCTAGCATACTTTTGGGCTTCTTGGTGTGGTCCATGTCGTTTAGTTTCCCCTTCCATTACTTGGATAGCTGACAACTATCAAGATCGTCTCAAAGTGGTAAAGTTAGAAATTGATGCTAGTCCTGAAAGTGTTGCAAATTGTCAGGTTGAGGGAGTTCCAGCTTTAAGAGTATTTCGCAACGGAGAAATTATTGCTAGTTTGGAGGGCGCTGTCGGCAAACAAAAATTACAAGAATTTGTCGAAGCGGTTATTTAAAATTGTATTCATAATGAGTAATTGGGGGTAAGAAATCAAACCCAAAAATTTCACTCTAATTCCCCCAATTATGCTAAAAATTAAGTGCTGACCAAACTAATGAATATCACAACTGCAGAAACAAAAGTTTGTTTTACCCATAAAAATATATCCTTAATTCAAGGTAGTAGTCTTGACGAAAATTTATTTTCTGAAGAATTTATCGATTTAATCGTTACTTCCCCTCCCTATAACGTTGGCATCGAATACAATTCCAACAATGATGAATTATCCTATCAAGATTACTTAGAATTTTCTGAAAAATGGATGTCGAATTGCTATCGATGGAGTCATCCAGAAGCAAGATTTTTGCTTAATATACCACTAGACAAAAATAAAGGCGGACATCGTAGTGTTGGTGCAGACTTAACGACTATAGCTCAAAAAGTGGGTTGGTTATACCACTCTACTATTATTTGGAATGAAGGAAATATATCACGAAGAACCGCTTGGGGATCGTGGCAATCGGCCTCCGCACCTTATGTAATAGCACCTGTTGAATTAATTGTAGTTTTATATAAAAATAAATGGAAAAAAACAAAAGGTACAAAAAAAAGTGATATTAGCAAAGAAGAATTTATGCAATGGACTAATGGATTATGGGTTTTCAATGGCGAAAGTAAAAAAAGGATTGGACATCCAGCGCCCTTCCCCAAACAATTACCCTATCGTGCCATAAAATTATTTAGTTATCAAGATGATCTAGTTTTTGACCCTTTTACCGGTAGTGGCACAACGTTAATTGTTGCAGAAAATACCAAAAGGAAAAGCGTTGGAGTAGAAATAGATACTCATTACTATGAGTTAGCCAAAGAAAGAATTTTAAGAGAAGTCGGTTCATTGCCAATATAACAATATTAAATTATGTCCAAAGATACACAAGCTGATATTGTCATGGAATATTTTACCAATCATCCTCAAAAAGATATTCCTCATCCCGAAGTGGTTGATTGGGCAGTTCAACAATACGAAAAAAGAACCGGCAAAAAATTTAGAGACCCAGATCGCCAAATCAGAAAATTTCATCAAGAAGGGTTATTAATCAAGGTCAAAAAAGGTGTTTATCGTTATGATCCTGATCTCGTCAAAATAAGAGAATTAGAAGATTTTAGCGAATCGCAAAAACAGGCAATTTTGCAGAGAGACAATTATCGCTGTGTCATTTGTGGTAAAGGTAAAAATGAAGGAATAGAGTTGCACGTTGATCATATTAAACCAAAAGATAACGGCGGAAGAGCTACCATCGAAAATGGTCAAACTTTGTGTTCAGTACATAACTTTAGAAAGAAAAATTATCAGCAAACAGAAACAGGGAAAAAAATGTTTATACGATTATACGATCTTGCTCAATCTATTGAAGACAGAGAAACCATGAATTTTTGTGAGGAAATTCTCGAAGTCTTTGAGAAAAATAATATTAATGGTCATATAGAATGGAAGAAATGATAAAATTTTTAAGTAAATAATACTAATTTCCAGTTTTTGCATAAATCAATGCAAAAATTAAGATTGTATAAGTTATTGACTTTAAAAATTTCTGTTGCCTTTTCGCTTTTTCAACACTAAAATGAATTATGAAACATCAAGAGTTATTTAAAAGAATATCCATAAATCCTCAATTTTGTTTTGGAAAACCGTGCATTAAAGGACATCGTATTTGGGTTTCTTTGATTTTAGATTTTTTAGCAACCGGGATGACTGTTAATGACATATTGCTGGAATATCCCCAATTAGAATTAGAGGATATAATGGCTTGTTTGGCTTATGGTGCAGAAATGGCGAGAGAAAGATATGTAGAAATTGAATTTGATTCTGTGGCATGAAATTTAAATTAGATGAAAATATCGGCACAAGAGGGCGACAGTTATTTATCAGGGCTGGTTTAGATGTGGCTACAGTAGTAGAACAAAATTTAGCTGGTAGTGATGATGATACTTTAATTGATATTTGTCGTCAGGAAGAAAGATGTATTGTAACTTTGGATTTAGATTTTAGTAATCCGATTCGTTATCAACCTTCAAAATATTGTGGAATAGCAGTTTTGAGACTGCCAAAACAAACAAGTCATCAAGATTTATTAGATGCCATTTCAACTTTGATTCAAGCCTTAAATAACAATGTTATTATTGGTAAATTATGGATTATTCAAAAAGGTAAATTGCGTATCTATCAAGAAGATGATTATTGACTTCTTCAAGAAATAATATTCTGTTACAATATTTCGGGCTTTTAGCTCGATTTTTAGAGAGAAGGTCTAATTAACATAATTTTAAAATACTATAAAATTAACTACAATTAATGCAATTATCAAACCGTATTAAACCTTTACAAAGTAATGTTTTTGCTGATATGGATCGCGCTAAAAGTGAAGGGATTAAGCAAGGAAAAACCTTAATTGACTTGTCATTAGGTTCGGCAGATTTACCTACGCCCCCTCATATTCTTAAAACCATAGCAGAAAGTTTAGAAAACAGCGCCCTCCACGGCTACTTATTACATCGGGGTACAAAAGAATTTCGAGAAACCGTAGCGCAATGGTATGAGCAAAGATTTGCCATCCCCGTGGATGCAGAAACGGAGGTTTTACCCCTCATTGGCTCACAAGAAGGCACGGCGCACCTCCCCCTAGCAGTATTGAATCAAGGAGATTACGCGCTGGTTTTAGACCCCGGTTATCCTTCCCACATTGGGGGAGTGTATCTAGCAGGAGGGCAAATTTACCCTATGGCATTGAGAGAAGAAAATAATTTTTTACCACAGTTTGAGGAGATTCCTAAATCTATCTTAACTCAGGCAAAAATGATGATTCTTAGCTATCCTCACAATCCAACCAGCGCCCTCGCTCCTCAACATTTCTGGGAAAAAGCAGTTAAATTTTGTATTGATAATAATTTAATCTTGGTTCATGATTTTCCTTATATGGATATTGTTTTTAAAGATAATAAACCATTTTCTGTATTTCAATTTGATAAAGAAAAACAAATTTCTATAGAATTTTATACTTTTTCTAAATCTTATAATATGGGAGGATTTAGATTAGGTTTTGCCATAGGGAATCAAGAATTAATTCAAGCATTAAAGCAAGTTAAATCAGTGATTGATTTTAACCAATATAAAGGAATTTTACAAGCGGGAATGGTAGCTTTAACCTCATCTCAAGAATGTGTAAAAAATACAGTAAATATTTATCAAGAAAGACGAGATTTTATGGTTAATGCGTTAAATAACATTGGTTGGCAAGTCAATTCACCCCAAGCTACCCTTTATTTATGGTTAAAATTACCGCCCCATGGTCAACAAAATTCTATGCAATTTTGCGTTGATTTGGTACAACAGACGGGAGTGGCATTGTCGCCGGGCGCTGGTTTTGGCACACAAGGGGAAGGTTATGTACGCCTTGCCTTGGTGCAAGATTTAGCCACTTTGCAAGAAGCTGTTAATCGCATTCAAGGTTTTATTAGCAAGGTGTAAAAGGGCAAATTGATAATTGACAATGGATAATGGATAATTAATTCTTCACCCAGCTATTAATTCATAATTCATAATTTATTAAAAAGTATTGCCGTATTCTTCTAAAAAAGCAATAACGTTAATTAACTCTTGTCGGTTGGCTTCATTGGGTTCGAGTTGATAGCGGATTTGCGCAAGACGGCATCTAGTTTCAATTCTAATTCGGCGAGACGCACGTTCTCGGCTTTCAAGCTCTCGATTTCTGTCTGCTGCCTCTTGAGCCACTCTTCGTGACTCTTCTTCAACTCTTCGTTGCTTTTCCTCAACTCGGCGTTGTACTTCTTGAGCCAAGCGATTTGTTTCTCGGTTTCTACGGTACCACTCAACGCCGAAATTAGCCATTGTAGCCACGATGGCTGCCACAGTGAATCGGTTGCTCCAGATTCTTGGTTCTGTGATAATGCCGAGGATTTGGAAGTCGGTTTGGTCATAAAATCTTAAAAATGCGATGGTTATTAGTAAAACTGTTACCAATGTCGATGGTAACAATGATAAAAAATTAATCCACATTCACAAAGGTATATTTTCCTTGATTATAGCAATTTTGCACTGAGTGGAGGGCGCTGTCAATTTTGGTTACAAATAAGGGAGAGTCAGATTTTAACCATGATTTTCAAAATGTTCTAATTCTTGCCTTTTTTTCTTTGCCATAAAGAAATATTAAGGACTATAGAAAGGTTAAATTTGTTTTGATTACACTAAATTGTACACAGTAAAAATATTATCTTAACCGTGGAATGATTAATTTCATCTCAAAACAGAAAAAGAGTAATTATTATGAGTAAAAATAAATCTTGGCAAGTGTTAATAATTGGGGGGGGCGCTGCTGGTATTACCGTAGCATCTCAACTTAAAAATAAATATGATAACCTCAATATAGGAATTATTGAACCATCAGAAAACCATTACTATCAACCAGCATGGTCATTAGTTGGTGGTGGTGAGTATCAATTTGAAGATACCGTAAAACATGAACAAAATTTGATCCCTCGTGGTGTTACTTGGATCAAGGATTTTGCTACAAATATTGATCCCGAACAAAATCAAGTTACCGTTAAAAGTGGTACAGTGCATCAATATGATTATTTGGTAGTATGCCCCGGCATTATCATTGATTGGGATAAAATTACAGGATTTAAAGAAGCCATCGGCAAAAATGACGTTACCTCCAACTACGTTAAAGAATTTGTCTCTTATACATGGGAAAGTCTGCAAAACTTCAAAGGTGGTACGGCTATATTTACATTTCCTGCTGGAGCGATTAAATGTCCCGGCGCCCCCCAAAAAATCATGTACATGGCTGATGAGTATTTTCGTAAACAGGGCATTAGGGAAAAAACCACCATTATTTATGCCAATGCTGGAGCGAAAATGTTTGGTGTGCCTACCTATTGCAAACCCTTAGAAGAAATTGTCGAGCGTAAAGGTATTGACGTAAAATACGGTTATAATTTGATCGAATTGAAACCTGACACCAAAGAAGCGGTGTTTGCAGTCAATGGTGGAGAAAATGTTACCATCAAATATGACATGATTCATGTGTCACCCGGCATGAAACCCTTTGATTTTATCAAAGATAGTCCTATCAGTAATGAGCAAGGTTGGGTAAATGTCGATCAATACACTTGCCAACATCCCCACTATAAAAACGTTTTTGGTTTAGGTGATGCTTCTTCTTTACCCACATCAAAAACTGCAGCCGCCATTCGCAAAGAAGCGCCCACCGTCGTCGCCAATATAGGGGCGCTGATGGCTCAACAGCAACCCCAAGAGAGATATAATGGTTATGCTTGTTGTCCATTGATTACGGGTTATGGCAAGGTAATTATGGCAGAATTTGACTATGATAAGCAACCCATGCCCAGTTTTCCTCTTGATCCTACCAAAGAAAGGGCTAGTATGTGGTTTGTGAAAAAGTATGTATTACCTTGGCTATATTGGAATCGGATGTTAAAAGGGAAGCCTTTAGAAGCCGATAGTTGGCGCTTTTTGTTACCAAGATAAAAAAAGTCTTGTAAATGAAGCGCCCTTCACCTCAGTAATACCTTTACTGAATTAGCTGAAAATAGTTAAATGGGTGATGGTATGAAAGTTCCTGATATTATCATCCTTGACGATGCTTTAGGAGATAATAGTTTAACGGTGATGGGCTCTGGATTGAAAATTAATAAAAAATTAAGTCTAATAATTCATTCTAATCAAGTAGAGGTTTCCCACTCATAGCTTTAAAAACCAATACAGGATAGAATTAGGTGACAATTTTATTGAACTTTTAGGGGTTGCTGACTTTGAGTATGATTCATATTTAGAGTTTGCTGAATAACTCAGAAACCTAATTAAACAAATACTTTAAGCATAATTTACTTTAAAAAAAGTGCAAAAAATAACGTTTTTTCTTCAAAAATACTGTATTTCTTAGTTATGAATCAAAAATAATTGATACAAATGAGCAGTTTATGAAAAATAAATTATTAACAACCCTAGCGCCCACCCCCTTATGCAGGGCTTTTAATATCTCCCCATTAAGTTACTTCTCCATCAAAGCCGAATAGTATTGTAAACTGTTGAGTGTTAATTATTGATGACTGAATCTGGATGCACATTGCTTGGCTTGGGAAAAAATCACCTTTTTGCGGTAACGTCACCTATAGCAGGGAAATTACCAGCGCTTTGTTAGCAAGAGGTTATAAGGTTAGTTTTCTCCATTTTAGTCAAGAAGGGGAAGATTCTTCTTTTGATGTTTATAATGCTGAGGTAAATTTACCTTTTATTTATAAATCACAAATCTATACTATCCCAGCGCCCAACTCCTCACAAATACTCTTAAAATCTTTACAAGAGTTAAAACCTGATTTGGTTCATGCTTCTTTGACATTATCACCTCTTGATTTTAAATTACCCGAAATTTGCCAGCAGTTAAACCTTCCTTTAGTCGCTACATTTCATCCTCCTTTTGACAGTCATTGGCGCAATTTTAAATCTAGCACTCA
Proteins encoded in this region:
- a CDS encoding HNH endonuclease — encoded protein: MSKDTQADIVMEYFTNHPQKDIPHPEVVDWAVQQYEKRTGKKFRDPDRQIRKFHQEGLLIKVKKGVYRYDPDLVKIRELEDFSESQKQAILQRDNYRCVICGKGKNEGIELHVDHIKPKDNGGRATIENGQTLCSVHNFRKKNYQQTETGKKMFIRLYDLAQSIEDRETMNFCEEILEVFEKNNINGHIEWKK
- a CDS encoding DUF433 domain-containing protein yields the protein MKHQELFKRISINPQFCFGKPCIKGHRIWVSLILDFLATGMTVNDILLEYPQLELEDIMACLAYGAEMARERYVEIEFDSVA
- a CDS encoding DUF5615 family PIN-like protein encodes the protein MKFKLDENIGTRGRQLFIRAGLDVATVVEQNLAGSDDDTLIDICRQEERCIVTLDLDFSNPIRYQPSKYCGIAVLRLPKQTSHQDLLDAISTLIQALNNNVIIGKLWIIQKGKLRIYQEDDY
- a CDS encoding LL-diaminopimelate aminotransferase, producing the protein MQLSNRIKPLQSNVFADMDRAKSEGIKQGKTLIDLSLGSADLPTPPHILKTIAESLENSALHGYLLHRGTKEFRETVAQWYEQRFAIPVDAETEVLPLIGSQEGTAHLPLAVLNQGDYALVLDPGYPSHIGGVYLAGGQIYPMALREENNFLPQFEEIPKSILTQAKMMILSYPHNPTSALAPQHFWEKAVKFCIDNNLILVHDFPYMDIVFKDNKPFSVFQFDKEKQISIEFYTFSKSYNMGGFRLGFAIGNQELIQALKQVKSVIDFNQYKGILQAGMVALTSSQECVKNTVNIYQERRDFMVNALNNIGWQVNSPQATLYLWLKLPPHGQQNSMQFCVDLVQQTGVALSPGAGFGTQGEGYVRLALVQDLATLQEAVNRIQGFISKV
- a CDS encoding NAD(P)/FAD-dependent oxidoreductase, producing the protein MSKNKSWQVLIIGGGAAGITVASQLKNKYDNLNIGIIEPSENHYYQPAWSLVGGGEYQFEDTVKHEQNLIPRGVTWIKDFATNIDPEQNQVTVKSGTVHQYDYLVVCPGIIIDWDKITGFKEAIGKNDVTSNYVKEFVSYTWESLQNFKGGTAIFTFPAGAIKCPGAPQKIMYMADEYFRKQGIREKTTIIYANAGAKMFGVPTYCKPLEEIVERKGIDVKYGYNLIELKPDTKEAVFAVNGGENVTIKYDMIHVSPGMKPFDFIKDSPISNEQGWVNVDQYTCQHPHYKNVFGLGDASSLPTSKTAAAIRKEAPTVVANIGALMAQQQPQERYNGYACCPLITGYGKVIMAEFDYDKQPMPSFPLDPTKERASMWFVKKYVLPWLYWNRMLKGKPLEADSWRFLLPR